One region of Brassica napus cultivar Da-Ae chromosome C8 unlocalized genomic scaffold, Da-Ae chrC08_Random_7, whole genome shotgun sequence genomic DNA includes:
- the LOC125595016 gene encoding uncharacterized protein LOC125595016: MKLVWSPETAFNAYIHTVRKCKSYKESSVAEYLSATAAGWNTRLIVETWKRGDPIATSVGLAVAAIHTRGRHICIVPDEESRLEYETVMKGAVVSEATEIVVGDSVEDVVDRLSGVDFLVVDSKRSEYVKALGLANTSKMGAVLVCKNATQKSIPGFKWHRVLRRGTRVVRSVFLPVGRGLDIAHVGASGGGDLKKVHSRWIKHVDPRSGEEHLFKRK, from the exons ATGAAGCTCGTCTGGTCGCCGGAAACTGCCTTTAACGCTTACATCCACACCGTTAGAAAG TGTAAAAGCTACAAAGAATCAAGTGTGGCCGAGTATTTATCAGCTACGGCGGCTGGATGGAACACAAGGCTGATCGTGGAGACTTGGAAACGTGGAGACCCTATCGCCACCAGTGTCGGACTAGCTGTAGCGGCCATACATACCAGGGGAAGACACATATGCATAGTTCCTGACGAGGAGTCAAGATTGGAGTACGAGACCGTGATGAAAGGAGCCGTCGTGAGCGAAGCGACGGAGATAGTGGTCGGAGACTCGGTGGAGGACGTGGTGGATAGACTCTCCGGCGTGGACTTCTTGGTGGTGGACTCAAAACGAAGCGAGTACGTCAAGGCGTTGGGGTTAGCGAACACGAGCAAAATGGGTGCCGTTTTGGTGTGCAAAAACGCCACGCAGAAGTCTATCCCTGGGTTTAAGTGGCACCGTGTTTTGAGACGAGGCACACGTGTTGTAAGATCGGTGTTTTTACCCGTCGGGAGAGGGTTAGATATCGCACACGTGGGAGCTAGTGGTGGTGGTGATTTGAAGAAGGTTCATAGCCGTTGGATTAAACACGTCGATCCTCGGTCAGGAGAGGAGCATCTGTTCAAACGCAAATAG